A window from Citrus sinensis cultivar Valencia sweet orange chromosome 5, DVS_A1.0, whole genome shotgun sequence encodes these proteins:
- the LOC102625700 gene encoding uncharacterized protein LOC102625700 isoform X1, translating to MENKFVGQVAISRSISHVPPAHFLLKIEVFSSLVENEGEKYESLEFDAGGYKWKLVVYPNGNKNENVKDHISVYLAMVDTSSLGLGWEVYVIFRLFVLDQKKDEFLILQDAMGKQRRFHGLKLEWGFDQFIPLEKFINASNGYLVGDTCVFGAEVFVKETKKCTRECLSMTKLTSASICKYVWKIENFSKLEAKFYESEVFVAGDQKWKIRLYPKGQGQRTGSHLSMFLALADSSTVTRDFKICVRYTLRIRDQLQSKHNDKIARTWIRPSIGARGWLQFVELSYLNKASNGLLVHDVCIVEAEVSVLGISKAL from the exons ATGGAAAATAAGTTTGTAGGCCAAGTTG CAATTTCGAGATCCATTTCACATGTACCACCGGCGCATTTCTTACTCAAAATAGAGGTATTTTCATCTCTTGTGGAGAATGAAGGGGAAAAGTATGAATCTTTGGAATTTGATGCTGGAGGCTACAAGTG GAAACTTGTTGTCTACccaaatggaaataaaaatgaaaatgtgaaagACCACATCTCAGTCTACTTGGCTATGGTAGACACAAGTTCACTTGGCCTTGGTTGGGAAGTCTATGTGATTTTCCGCCTATTTGTGCTTGATCAGAAGAAAGACGAGttcttgattcttcaag ATGCCATGGGTAAACAAAGACGTTTTCATGGATTAAAGCTTGAATGGGGTTTTGATCAATTCATCCCgcttgaaaaatttattaatgctTCGAATGGATATCTTGTGGGAGATACGTGTGTTTTTGGAGCAGAAGTATTTGTTAAAGAAACGAAAAAATGCACAAGAGAGTGCCTTTCCATGACGAAATTGACATCAGCTTCCATTTGTAAGTATGTTTGGAAGATCGAGAACTTTTCAAAATTGGAGGCAAAGTTTTACGAATCAGAAGTATTCGTTGCTGGAGATCAAAAGTG GAAGATACGCCTCTATCCCAAGGGACAGGGACAAAGGACTGGCAGTCATCTTTCTATGTTCTTGGCATTGGCTGATTCATCAACTGTAACTcgtgattttaaaatatgcgTGCGTTACACATTGCGAATCCGAGATCAATTGCAGTCAAAgcataatgataaaatag CAAGGACATGGATCAGGCCCTCCATTGGAGCTAGGGGTTGGCTACAATTTGTTGAACTCAGTTACTTGAACAAGGCAAGCAATGGTTTGCTTGTGCATGATGTGTGCATTGTGGAAGCAGAAGTGTCTGTGCTTGGAATTTCCAAAGCCCTGTAA